In a genomic window of Lepisosteus oculatus isolate fLepOcu1 chromosome 5, fLepOcu1.hap2, whole genome shotgun sequence:
- the slc25a15a gene encoding solute carrier family 25 member 15a isoform X1 has product MAPHPVVQAIIDLSAGAFGGTACVLSGQPFDTAKVKMQTFPTMYKGFVDCFVKTYKQVGFRGLYHGTTPALMANIAENSVLFMCYGFCQQVVRKVLGRDNAAVLSDLENAAAGSLASIFSSMVLCPTELVKCRLQAMYEMEASGRIAERQTSVWSVVKAILQSEGPLGMYRGLSSTLVREIPGYFFFFGGYELSRSIFASRGKTKEELGVLPVMFSGGFGGACLWLAVYPIDCVKSRIQVLSMAGKQAGFLKTFNSIVRNEGIPALYSGLTPTMIRTFPANGALFLAYELSRKMMMKQFDS; this is encoded by the exons ATGGCTCCTCATCCAGTTGTCCAGGCTATCATTGACCTCTCTGCTGGGGCTTTCG GAGGTACAGCCTGTGTGCTGAGTGGGCAGCCCTTTGACACAGCCAAGGTGAAAATGCAGACCTTCCCCACGATGTACAAGGGCTTTGTAGACTGTTTCGTGAAGACCTACAAGCAGGTGGGCTTCAGAGGGCTCTACCACGGCACTACCCCGGCCCTCATGGCCAACATCGCAGAGAACTCTGTGCTCTTCATGTGCTACGGCTTCTGCCAGCAGGTGGTTCGGAAGGTCCTGGGCCGAGACAACGCCGCTGTGCTCAG TGATCTTGAGAATGCGGCAGCAGGTTCTTTGGCCTCTATCTTTTCCTCAATGGTTTTGTGTCCCACCGAACTGGTGAAGTGTCGTCTACAGGCCATGTACGAAATGGAGGCCTCTGGGAGGATAGCTGAAAGGCAGAC CTCGGTGTGGTCTGTGGTGAAGGCAATATTGCAGTCTGAGGGGCCTCTGGGCATGTACCGAGGCCTGAGCAGCACTCTGGTGAGAGAGATCCCCGGATACTTCTTTTTCTTCGGGGGCTACGAGCTCAGCCGTTCCATTTTTGCATCCAGGGGGAAAACCAAGGAAGAGCTAG GAGTGCTCCCCGTGATGTTCAGCGGAGGGTTTGGGGGTGCCTGTCTCTGGCTGGCAGTGTACCCCATTGACTGTGTCAAATCCAGAATCCAAGTCCTGTCCATGGCTGGCAAGCAGGCAGGCTTCCTCAAGACCTTCAATAGCATTGTTAGGAATGAAG GCATTCCGGCACTGTATTCTGGTTTGACCCCAACCATGATCCGGACATTCCCAGCTAATGGAGCGCTCTTCCTAGCCTACGAGCTCAGCAGGAAGATGATGATGAAACAGTTTGACAGCTGA
- the slc25a15a gene encoding solute carrier family 25 member 15a isoform X2, whose translation MQTFPTMYKGFVDCFVKTYKQVGFRGLYHGTTPALMANIAENSVLFMCYGFCQQVVRKVLGRDNAAVLSDLENAAAGSLASIFSSMVLCPTELVKCRLQAMYEMEASGRIAERQTSVWSVVKAILQSEGPLGMYRGLSSTLVREIPGYFFFFGGYELSRSIFASRGKTKEELGVLPVMFSGGFGGACLWLAVYPIDCVKSRIQVLSMAGKQAGFLKTFNSIVRNEGIPALYSGLTPTMIRTFPANGALFLAYELSRKMMMKQFDS comes from the exons ATGCAGACCTTCCCCACGATGTACAAGGGCTTTGTAGACTGTTTCGTGAAGACCTACAAGCAGGTGGGCTTCAGAGGGCTCTACCACGGCACTACCCCGGCCCTCATGGCCAACATCGCAGAGAACTCTGTGCTCTTCATGTGCTACGGCTTCTGCCAGCAGGTGGTTCGGAAGGTCCTGGGCCGAGACAACGCCGCTGTGCTCAG TGATCTTGAGAATGCGGCAGCAGGTTCTTTGGCCTCTATCTTTTCCTCAATGGTTTTGTGTCCCACCGAACTGGTGAAGTGTCGTCTACAGGCCATGTACGAAATGGAGGCCTCTGGGAGGATAGCTGAAAGGCAGAC CTCGGTGTGGTCTGTGGTGAAGGCAATATTGCAGTCTGAGGGGCCTCTGGGCATGTACCGAGGCCTGAGCAGCACTCTGGTGAGAGAGATCCCCGGATACTTCTTTTTCTTCGGGGGCTACGAGCTCAGCCGTTCCATTTTTGCATCCAGGGGGAAAACCAAGGAAGAGCTAG GAGTGCTCCCCGTGATGTTCAGCGGAGGGTTTGGGGGTGCCTGTCTCTGGCTGGCAGTGTACCCCATTGACTGTGTCAAATCCAGAATCCAAGTCCTGTCCATGGCTGGCAAGCAGGCAGGCTTCCTCAAGACCTTCAATAGCATTGTTAGGAATGAAG GCATTCCGGCACTGTATTCTGGTTTGACCCCAACCATGATCCGGACATTCCCAGCTAATGGAGCGCTCTTCCTAGCCTACGAGCTCAGCAGGAAGATGATGATGAAACAGTTTGACAGCTGA